One Cuculus canorus isolate bCucCan1 chromosome 1, bCucCan1.pri, whole genome shotgun sequence DNA segment encodes these proteins:
- the SMO gene encoding smoothened homolog, with product MAARRSPSGMAARRALPALLALPALLALPGAPPNGSAVPEHCRRPAPCERLRRGACLGSALPYAATSTLLAADSASQEEAHGKLLLWSGLRNAPRCWDAIQPLLCAVYMPKCEDGHVELPSQSLCQATRAPCTIVERERGWPDFLKCTLDRFPEGCPNEVQNIKFNSSGQCEAPLVRTDNPKSWYEDVEGCGIQCQNPLFTETEHREMHVYIAAFSSVTIFCTFFTLATFLADWRNSNRYPAVILFYVNACFFVGSIGWLAQFMDGARDEIVCRADGTMRLGEPTSNETLSCVIIFVIVYYSLMSGVIWFVMLTYAWHTSFRALGTTHQPLLGKTSYFHLITWSIPFVLTVAILAVAQVDGDSVSGICFVGYKNYRYRAGFVLAPIGLVLIVGGYFLIRGVMTLFSIKSNHPGLLSEKAASKINETMLRLGIFGFLAFGFVFITFGCHFYDFFNQAEWERSFREYVLCEANVTIATQTNKPIPDCEIKNRPSLLVEKINLFAMFGTGVSMSTWVWTKATLLIWKRTWCRLTGQSDDQPKRIKKSKMIAKAFSKRKELLRDPGRELSFSMHTVSHDGPVAGLVFDINEPSADMSSAWAQHVTKMVARRGAILPQDVSVTPVATPVPPEERTNLWVVEADISPELQKRSSHKKKRRKKKKKEVSPDPEHCLGGPTAPLAPSTVPCLPRLPPQPCLVTFAPDVLLGLPPGQPEAVCAGAPWDSCRRANVFHLVSNPFCPESGNTEQESPGPSRGRWQHNGGPLWPPDPGLLPHGRAPWTQGRRAGLAPIHSRTNLVDAELLDPDSDF from the exons ATGGCGGCGCGGCGGTCACCGTCCGGGATGGCGGCGCGGCGGGCGCTGCCCGCGCTGCTGGCGCTGCCGGCGCTGCTGGCGCTGCCCGGGGCGCCCCCGAACGGCTCGGCCGTGCCCGAGCACTGCCGCCGGCCCGCGCCCTGCGAGAGGCTGCGGCGCGGAGCCTGCCTGGGGTCGGCACTGCCCTACGCCGCCACCTCTACTCTGCTGGCGGCCGACTCCGCGTCCCAGGAGGAGGCGCACGGGAAACTGCTGCTCTGGTCCG GCCTGCGCAACGCGCCACGGTGCTGGGATGCCATCCAGCCACTGCTCTGCGCTGTCTACATGCCCAAGTGCGAGGATGGGCACGTGGAGCTGCCCAGCCAGAGCCTCTGCCAGGCCACCCGTGCGCCATGCACCATTGTGGAGCGCGAGCGTGGCTGGCCCGACTTCCTCAAGTGCACGCTCGACCGCTTTCCTGAGGGATGCCCG AATGAGGTGCAGAACATCAAGTTCAACAGCTCTGGGCAGTGCGAGGCGCCACTGGTGCGCACGGACAACCCCAAGAGCTGGTACGAGGACGTGGAGGGCTGCGGCATCCAGTGCCAGAACCCACTCTTCACTGAGACCGAGCACCGTGAGATGCATGTCTACATCGCTGCCTTCAGCTCTGTCACCATCTTCTGCACCTTCTTCACCCTg GCCACATTCCTCGCCGACTGGAGGAACTCCAACCGCTATCCTGCCGTAATCCTCTTCTACGTCAATGCCTGCTTCTTCGTGGGCAGCATTGGGTGGTTGGCGCAGTTCATGGATGGCGCCCGCGATGAGATCGTCTGCCGGGCTGATGGCACCATGCGGCTGGGGGAGCCCAC CTCCAACGAGACGCTGTCCTGTGTCATCATCTTCGTCATCGTTTACTACTCGCTGATGTCGGGCGTCATCTGGTTCGTCATGCTGACCTATGCCTGGCACACCTCTTTCCGGGCACTGGGCACCACGCACCAGCCACTGCTGGGCAAGACCTCCTACTTCCACCTCATCACCTGGTCCATCCCCTTTGTCCTCACTGTCGCCATCCTGGCCGTGGCACAG GTGGATGGTGACTCTGTCAGTGGCATCTGCTTTGTGGGCTACAAGAACTACCGCTACCGGGCTGGCTTCGTCCTGGCACCCATCGGGCTTGTCCTCATCGTGGGGGGCTACTTCCTCATCCGGG GGGTTATGACGCTCTTCTCCATCAAGAGCAACCACCCTGGGCTGCTAAGCGAGAAGGCAGCCAGTAAGATTAATGAGACCATGCTGCGACTGG GCATCTTTGGCTTCTTAGCCTTTGGTTTTGTCTTCATCACCTTTGGCTGCCACTTCTATGACTTCTTCAACCAGGCGGAGTGGGAACGCAGCTTTCGGGAATATGTCCT GTGCGAGGCCAATGTGACCATCGCCACGCAGACCAACAAGCCCATCCCAGACTGTGAGATCAAGAACCGGCCGAGCCTGCTGGTAGAGAAGATCAACCTCTTTGCCATGTTTGGCACTGGTGTCTCCATGAGCACCTGGGTCTGGACCAAGGCTACCCTGCTCATCTGGAAGCGCACCTGGTGCAG GCTGACAGGGCAGAGTGATGACCAGCCCAAGAGGATCAAGAAGAGCAAGATGATCGCCAAGGCCTTCTCTAAGCGCAAGGAGCTGCTGCGTGACCCAGGCCGAGAGCTGTCCTTCAGCATGCACACTGTCTCACACGATGGTCCTGTGG CTGGTTTAGTGTTCGACATCAACGAGCCGTCGGCTGACATGTCCTCGGCATGGGCCCAGCACGTCACCAAGATGGTGGCCAGGAGGGGGGCCATCCTGCCCCAGGACGTCTCCGTGACACCTGTGGCAACACCTG TGCCACCGGAGGAGAGGACCAACCTCTGGGTGGTGGAGGCTGACATCTCGCCAGAGCTGCAGAAGCGCAGCAGCCACAAGAAGAAGcggaggaagaagaagaagaaggaggtgTCTCCGGATCCTGAGCACTGCCTGGGaggccccacagcccccctggCACCCAGCACCGTCCCCTGTCTGCCCCGactgcccccccagccctgcctggtcACCTTTGCTCCTGATGTCCTCCTGGGGCTCCCGCCAGGCCAGCCTGAAGCTGTCTGTGCCGGGGCACCCTGGGACAGCTGCCGCAGAGCCAATGTCTTTCACCTTGTCAGCAACCCCTTCTGCCCCGAGAGCGGGAACACGGAGCAGGAGAGTCCCGGGCCCAGCCGCGGGCGCTGGCAGCACAATGGGGGCCCGCTCTGGCCCCCCGACCCCGGCCTTCTGCCCCATGGCCGGGCACCCTGGACTCAGGGCCGACGCGCTGGCCTGGCCCCCATCCACTCTCGGACCAACCTAGTGGATGCGGAGCTGCTGGACCCTGATTCAGACTTCTGA